Proteins found in one Mytilus edulis chromosome 2, xbMytEdul2.2, whole genome shotgun sequence genomic segment:
- the LOC139512890 gene encoding ATP-dependent zinc metalloprotease YME1L-like, giving the protein MLSNSIYQPQVVAALSQFSSLLSSARTGSSSGTYRRINTQRTNRKTKQIASQAAKQTDQVKKATKEFEIDINDVVALPSQINIQELSPHMSLIHKGCHVSHVSTDTFFENKSGLSEKFVNSDVHQEVQRILRTEPFRKLLKTCTNNLYYQQTRGFKTQRLKTVGMGGQKSESELNKFVNILFQDKSGQKPVEGEKFKAMHQKHSGDHATQQELKISFADGYLARDPSHKKHYFDNVIQGLLKSAVYLFCLYVILKLVASNLMGRGSGVGGLSILKQEPFEIAPEDVHVTFDDVKGIDTAKDELMEVVDFLKDPDKYTVLGAKLPKGVLLVGPPGIGKTLLARAVAGEAGVPFFQCSGSEFDEMFVGLGAKRIRDLFRQAKEKGTCVIFIDEIDSVGAKRTSSELHPYANQTINQLLAEMDGFAQNENIIVLGATNRIDHLDKALRRKGRFDVEVRVFPPDLKGRRDILNLYLGKVKADKNIKVEDIAKGTTGFNGADIQDLVNQAALKAAMEGEDMVKEKHLYWARDKVLMGPENKNKIPDENTNWNTAYHEAGHTIVAYFTKEATALHQVTIRSRGVSLGHTSFIPETEEYNQTKAKLTAEMDVAMGGRVAEEIIFGSDHVTTGASSDFQSASRIATAMVTKLGMSDKIGVRVFDIQQQDGGLGFIMVNQYSEAVTKEIDSEIKRLLQESYDRAKKILTNHSEQHKELAKMLMKYETLDKDEIKLVMDGKTLNKKVFS; this is encoded by the exons GAATTTGAGATAGATATCAATGATGTTGTTGCACTGCCATCACAGATCAACATTCAGGAGTTGTCTCCCCACATGTCTTTGATTCATAAAGGTTGTCATGTGTCCCATGTATCAACtgacacattttttgaaaacaaatcaG GATTATcagaaaaatttgtaaacagtgaTGTCCATCAAGAAGTTCAAAGAATTTTAAGAACAGAACCTTTTAGAAAACTGCTGAAAACATGTACAAATAATCTCT ATTATCAGCAAACAAGAGGATTTAAAACACAAAGATTGAAAACTGTAGGAATGGGAGGACAGAAATCAGAATCTGAATTAAATAAA TTTGTGAATATATTGTTTCAAGATAAAAGTGGACAAAAACCAGTTGAAGGGGAGAAATTTAAAGCAATGCATCAAAAGCATTCAGGGGACCATGCAACACAACAagaattaaaaatatcttttgctGATGGTTATCTGGCAAGGGATCCTTCACACAAGAAGCATTACTTTGATAATGTTATACAGGGATTATTGAAGTCAGCtgtctatcttttctgtttgtatgTCATACTCAAACTGGTTGCCAGCAATTTAATGGGTAGAG GTTCTGGAGTAGGTGGACTCAGTATTCTGAAACAGGAACCATTTGAAATAGCACCTGAAGATGTACATGTTACCTTTGATGACGTTAAAGGG ATTGATACAGCTAAAGATGAGTTGATGGAGGTTGTTGATTTCCTTAAAGATCCTGATAAATATACAGTATTAGGGGCCAAACTCCCAAAAG GTGTGTTATTGGTAGGACCACCAGGAATTGGTAAAACTTTGTTAGCCAGAGCAGTAGCAG gTGAAGCAGGTGTGCCATTCTTTCAGTGTTCTGGATCTGAATTTGATGAAATGTTTGTTGGTCTGGGTGCAAAAAGAATCAGAGACTTGTTCA GACAAGCCAAAGAAAAAGGAACCTGCGTCATATTTATTGATGAAATAGATAGTGTAGGAGCTAAGAGAACAAGTTCTGAGTTACATCCTTATGCTAATCAGACTATTAACCAGCTCCTGGCTGAGATGGATGG GTTTGCCCAGAATGAAAATATCATAGTATTGGGAGCAACAAATAGAATTGACCATCTAGACAA GGCATTACGGAGAAAGGGTAGATTTGATGTTGAAGTAAGAGTTTTCCCTCCAGATCTGAAAGGAAGAAGAGATATCTTAAATCTGTATCTTGGCAAGGTTAAAGCTGACAAAA atataaaagtAGAAGATATAGCCAAGGGAACAACAGGTTTTAATG GTGCTGACATACAGGACTTGGTAAACCAAGCAGCTTTAAAAGCAGCCATGGAAGGAGAAGATATGGTCAAAGAAAAACACTTATACTGGGCCAGGGATAAAGTTTTGATGG GAcctgaaaacaaaaataagatacCAGATGAGAATACCAATTGGAATACAGCTTATCATGAAGCAGGACATACCATTGTTGCATACTTCACTAAAGAGGCCACAGCCCTTCACCAAGTAACAATCAGATCCAGAGGTGTTTCTCTAGGTCAT ACCTCCTTTATCCCTGAGACAGAGGAATACAATCAGACCAAGGCAAAACTTACAGCAGAAATGGATGTAGCAATGGGAGGAAGAGTGGCTGAGGAAATCATCTTTGGAAGTGATCATGTCACAACAG GTGCAAGCAGTGACTTTCAGAGTGCTTCAAGGATAGCAACAGCAATGGTGACGAAGTTGGGAATGTCAGATAAG ATTGGAGTTCGTGTGTTTGACATTCAGCAACAAGATGGCGGGCTAGGTTTTATAATGGTTAATCAATACAGTGAAGCTGTGACTAAAGAAATAGATTCAGAAATAAAACGTCTTCTTCAG GAATCATATGACAGAGCTAAGAAGATCTTGACAAACCATTCAGAACAACATAAAGAACTTGCTAAAATGTTAATGAAATATGAAACATtagacaaagacgaaattaaactTGTGATGGACGGCAAAACACTCAACAAAAAAGTTTTCAGTTGA